TGGCGATGGATAGTGTGGTGTCTTAGGAGGTGGTTTCACCACTACTGGTGGCGAGGGATATTGTGGTGTCTTAGGCGGTGGGTTCACCACAACTGGTGGACGGTAcggagttggagttggagtaGGCTTCTTAGTAGGAGGGGATGGATAGTATGGTGTCTTAGGAGGTGGTTTCACCACAACTGGTGGTGAGGGATATTGTGGTGTCTTAGGTGGTGGTTTCACCACAACTGGTGGACGGTACGGAGTTGGAGTAGGAGTAGGCTTAGTGGGTGGCGATGGATAGTGTGGTGTCTTAGGAGGTGGTTTCACCACAACTGGCGGCGAGGGATATTGTGGTGTCTTAGGAGGTGGTTTCACCACAACTGGTGGACGGTACGGAGTTGGAGTAGGAGTTGGCTTCTCTGTGGGTGGTGATGGATAGTATGGTGTCTTTGGAGGTGGTTTCACCACAACTGGCGGCGATGGATAATATGGTGTCTTAGGTGGCGGTTTTACCACAACTGGTGGGGATGGATAGTACGGAGTTGGAGTAGGCTTCTTAGTGGGTGGCGATGGATAGTGTGGTGTCTTAGGTGGTTTATGTGTAGGTGGTTTCACAACCACCGGAGGTGAAGGATAGGACGGAGTTGGCGGAGGCGGGGAAGAGTACGTCGGAGTTGGCGGCGGTGTAGATGATGGAGGTTGGTATCCTCCATAGCCAGTATTAGTAGAGGCATTGGTGGATTGAGTAATCACCACCAGGAACAGGATCAACAAGGGATGAAAAGCAGACTTCATTGGTATACTAAATTATACTTGACAACACTCTCTTATATAGAGAAAACTAGAGGTCTCATTTGCAACCAAACTAGGCATATATGTGTGAGATTTTGAGAATTTGTGTGAGATTTTGagaatttgtttgttttcaGAAAGTCTATGGTTTGAAAAAAGAAGATGGCATGCAAAGAGACACGTTTTGGGCATAGTAATAAATAAGATGATATAGATGGGAAGATGGGTAAGGTCCAAATTGAAGTGATGGCATTAAGTTTCTAAaattgtgaagaagtttgacaAAGTTACCGGAAAAGAAGGCCATAAAGACATgtctaattaatatttactaTTGTTATTCACCAAAGTAGGTTTGCATTCAAGAAATGCACCTCAAAATGTATTATGCTCATTTGTGCAAGTAACAATGCCCATTTCGTCCAAAACTGGTtgaatctttttcttttttctattcaatttattaaaaaataatgtcggTGATGTTTTTTCAATTAGTCCTAGTTTGACATCACTATTTAATGGTTActtgtatttgatttttttatatttttgtaaggaTTAATATTAATACTACAATTTGATAACtacttatcattaatttttgtatGACAATAACTATGAAGTTATTACTAGTAGTATTGATAACCGCATGTCTGTAAAATTTGGGCTGCCACatgtcaaatttaatttaattttttattatttaatttattatttttaagagaaagagtgataaaagaaaaaatggaaagaaataaaatttgttaaaatttcttaactcataaaaaaaaagtttaaaagtttgattttaaataattggttaaatatgtaattttttattattttaaatttattataataaaattttatgattttataaaattttacattataaataaataaattaatataattaattttataaatataatttgtttatagtgttatttattattattattttttaattcattttatatttaaatatataaaattttaaaattatttagatttaaaataattaattatatatataaataataataaaaatatataattaatatttttcaacttaaactcttttaatttgaaagaaaggtatgtagagaaaaataaaaattttaattagaccATTGGATTGCGGATTGCCCATGAGCTGCCTCCCTCCATACCCATGACTATAAATGTATACCCATTAAGGATTTAGGTTTTCCTGCTACATGTCAGTTGagaaacttaatttttcttataaatgtaAGAAactaatagtatatatatatatatatatatatatatatatatatatatatatatatatatatatatatatatatatatatatatattatgtttgtcggttcttaatttgatatttgatttaaatgataacaccataataatttgatatgttGGTGAACTTTAgttgtttttatcaaatatttggaACTTTGATCGGTTTAAAATGAGGATTGAatttttcacaattttaattatgtaaggTTTTATCACAAACAAATCAATATCCGccttcttattttaatatattattatttttctcaattagtttatcatatttataaaaatatagaacttctctattctttaaaatttttaattattctcctaaatcatacgttttttaagatatttatacataattatgtatttttgaaCGTGTATATCTCGATAAACActcaatttaaaacacaaatacgtttaaattagtaattcgtacacaaaattatatcgttttgaattatatgaaaaataaataccaaaTCTATCACTCTTCtattttttcatcttttaattaccaaaaccattttcaataaattaaaatgcgTAAATCTCGAAACAAacactcaatttaaaaaaacatgtgcAACTTTCGGAAAAATCCTTTAGTTTAGGTTTCACGGAAAGGCTCGAGTTTGAGAATTTCAACCTCGGTTTGCGTGTctgaaattttctttttaaaataaaacattattttaaaagatttttaaatgataCCTGAccgcttttaaaattaattaaagataattaatttgggttccatttttaaataattcgggAATATATggtaatcaaattaaaatttaattttttaaaaatccttttagtttaaattatttaaacataaatatttaaaaaattattattttttaaaacagagtcactaatttattaaaaaaataatttcggTGGTGATGTTGATTAATATTACAATTTGATAACtactttcaattaattttgtttgacacTAACTATAAAGTTATCAATAACCAGaccaatattcttttttaatattcttaagaGAAAGGATTAGAgagaaaagggaaaaaaatgtattaaggCATTGGGCTGCCATGAGTGCATCATGCATTTGCCCTGGACTTGTTGGGCTATTGAGCTGCCAGCCTGCCATGAGTGCATTTGCCAATGGACTTATTGGGTTACCCTTGTGCCGCCTCTTTCAATAACCATGACTAAGAGGCTTATAAATAAAAGCATTTGTGAATTTGATACCCATTAAGAAGGATTTGTGGCTACATATTGACTTAGAAACttaaaagtcttttttttttttttttatatattaaggtaGGAAGTTAgcataaaatttttaaaatcgtcaatttcagtttaaaacgttttaagggAGAATCGAACTTGTAAATTTTAGTTTTCTAGATATAGAATGTTTTCACTTAACTATTATGGTGTCttataaacttatataatttcatatggAGTGTtatattgtttgttttaatatttccCATGttcttaatttgatatttgatttgaCTCACATTGTTGTTGTAGTAACTATTACAATGACAAATCTATAGAAAGATGATAGACTTTAATTGTTATTTGAAGTTTAAATTTGAGTTGTTTACATCAAATATGACTcgaaatttaaattgtttaaaaacgaGGTTTGAATTTAAGGGTGTTTAACCG
This is a stretch of genomic DNA from Impatiens glandulifera chromosome 4, dImpGla2.1, whole genome shotgun sequence. It encodes these proteins:
- the LOC124934569 gene encoding proline-rich extensin-like protein EPR1, yielding MKSAFHPLLILFLVVITQSTNASTNTGYGGYQPPSSTPPPTPTYSSPPPPTPSYPSPPVVVKPPTHKPPKTPHYPSPPTKKPTPTPYYPSPPVVVKPPPKTPYYPSPPVVVKPPPKTPYYPSPPTEKPTPTPTPYRPPVVVKPPPKTPQYPSPPVVVKPPPKTPHYPSPPTKPTPTPTPYRPPVVVKPPPKTPQYPSPPVVVKPPPKTPYYPSPPTKKPTPTPTPYRPPVVVNPPPKTPQYPSPPVVVKPPPKTPHYPSPPTEKPTPTPYSPPVVVKPPPKTPHYPSPPVVVKPPPKTPYYPSPPIEKPTPTPYSPSPPIVEKPPPKTPHYPSPPVVVKPPPKTPHYPSPPTEKPTPTPYYPSPPVVVKPPPKTPHYPSPKPTPTPYQPTPTPYRPSPPDHLGKPPVDDDVKPPPHKSKPKPKPPVVIEPPPSYPYGKPPPPPIY